In the genome of Pseudomonas sp. B33.4, the window GCAGACAAAGCAGGGCGGCGGTCGGCGTGTTCATGGCTCACTTCCTGTCAGGCGTTAACCGGTTTGCAGTCGGCCCCAGCCACCCGAAAGTGGCTGGGGGGCAGGCTTACAGCGTGGTCACCGAGACCGTGCGCACGGTGCCCTGGGACGAGCGGATCGTCGCGGTCGGGTTGGCCGATGGCACTACCAGCGTGTTGTTCAGCGTCAGCCGCCAGCGTCCGGTCAATGGCACCGTGGTGGTGCCAAGGGTGACCAGCCCGGAAGGGGTGGTGACCTGCACGGTGATGGTGTTGCCGGTGGTCACTGACGAGGTGCCGGTGAAGTCCCAGTTGAAGCGACCACCGGAGCGTGCCTGCACCGTGGAAGCGGTGACGGCGAACGTTTCCGCCGCTGGCCGTGGCGACACTTGCACCGTGACCGTGGCCGGCGTCGACAGGGCACCGAAGGCGTCCCGGGCGATGTAGGTGAAGGTCGTGGTGAACGCCGTGGTCACGGTGGCCGGTGGGGTGTAGGTGATCACCGTCCCGTTGCTGCTAACCGTGCCTCGGCCGGCGGCCGGTTGGGTCAGGCTGTTGACGGCCAGTGGCACGTTGCCCTCCGGATCGGTGTCATTGGCCAGCACGTTGATCGGGATTGCTACGCCCAAAGTGGCGACGCTGTCGGCGACGGCGGTCGGTGCCTGGTTTGGCGCGACGGTGATAGTTACGGTGGCCGGGTTGGCCGAGGCCAGGCCTTTGGCGTCCTGCGCTTTGTAGGTGAAGGTGGTGGTCAGTGGCGCGTTGACCACGGCTGGCGGGGTGTAGACCACCGATGTGGTGCCGTTGAGGGCTACGGTGCCTTGACCGGTGGCCGGTTGAGTCAACGCGGTGATGCCCAGCGGATTGTCACCATCAGGATCGCTGTCGTTGGTCAACAGACTGAGGGTGATCGGCACACCGAAGCTGGTGCTGCCGCTGTCGGCGTTGGTGATTGGCGCCTGGTTTTCACCAGTGTCCGGGGCGCTGCCGACCACGACGACCGCTTCAGTGTCACCACCGCCAGCGGCAGATTTCACCGTCACGGTGGCCGGTGGCTGGGTCAGGTCGGCGACGGTGATGCGCTGCAGGGTGCCGGTTTTCGACAGACGTCCGTAGCCCTGGGCAACCATGTCGGGGATCGCCACTTCATCGCTCGAGGTGGCCTCGATCAGCAAGCTATGGTTGGCCCAGTTGTAACGGGCAGTCTGCACTTTCACCACGTCGGTGAGCTTGGCTGACACGGCCGTCGGACGCGTGGTGCCGGCAGGGTTGGTGGCGGTCACGACGACGACCGGAGGTACCGCGCCAGTGCCCAGTCGGTGGCCGAAGAACAGACCATTGTTGTCACCCAACAGACTGGTCTGGCACGGCGTTGGCGGTGGGCCGGGCAGCAGCGCCACGGTTTCGCGGAAGCACAGGGTCGAGCTGTTACTGGCCTTGGCAAACACTTCGGCACGCACGCCAGCGGCGGTGCGGCGATAGGTGGCGCGGTCGATTTCCACCTGCGTCTGCTGACGGTTGTCGAGCACTTTGCCGGACAGGCTGAACACGCTTGACTGGATCGTCCCGGCCGGCCCGGTGATACGCAGGAAGTTGGTGTTGAACGGGCTGCCGGTCACCGCTTCGTTGAGGTTCGGGTCACCGACGAAAGTTTCCGTGGCGCCTGTATCGGGGTTCACTTCGGTGTACGGGCCGTTGACGCTGCGCAGGAACGGTCCGATAGCGCCATTGACGGCACCGGTGAAATTGCCCGGTGCGCCGATGCCAATGTCGCGGGTGATGTTGATCGCGCGGCGCCCGGGTGCGGTGACATTGACCGTCTCGACGCCATACGGGTGAGTGATCGTATAGGTGCCGGCAACGGGTACGTTCACCCGGATGCGAATCCGCGCAAAGCTTTGCTGATCTCCATCGACCGGATTTTCCGAGGCGAATGCCGCTTCGATCCCGGCGACATAAGCGTCCACACCATAACCGGCAGCGTTGTCGGCAATCGTGGTTTCGGCCAGGAACCAGAAGGCTTCCGGCGGCCAGTTGTCCGGGAAAATCATCGGCTGGGCGTCGTCGTAGATACCCGGCTCAGCCAGCAAAATGCACATGTAGGCCGGCGGCGTGGTCGCGGCAACGCGCGAACTGGCAGCACGCGACTGGCACAGTTCCATCGACAGCAGATTGTTGTCCTGATACCACATCGGGAATTTCCCGGTGGCGAAGGTGTAGGGGCCGGGGTCGACGGCGGCGAGTTGCGCATAGGCACTGCCGGTCAGCGAGAGAGCGAGCCCGAGCGCGTTGAGCGCAAAGCGTGGCCACTTGTTCATGATGCCTCCTGATGCGGATCTGGGCATGTGAGCGTTCATTGCACGATGACCACTTCTTCGGTATCGCTGCCGCCGTTGGACGACGTCACCCGAACCTTGGCCGGTGGAATCGGCGAGATCCCGGTGGCCAGGGTTTTCACTGCGCCGTCGCCACCGAGCGCACCGATGGCGGCGCCGCTGCCGGAGGTGGCGGTGAGTACCGGCGGCGAGGTTTCGTCACTGGTCGAGGCGACCACGGTCAGTTGTCCGGAGCTGAGGCTGTATTGCGCGCTCTGGATCACCACCAGATCGGTGAGGGTCATGGGCAAGGTGGTCGGCGTGCTGCTGGCGATGGCCAGGTGGTTGTCGGCGGTCACCTGCAAGGTGGTCGGCAGGGTCGGGTTGACCGAGGACTGCGCGTACCAGCTGCCGGTGCTGTTGGCTTCGGTCATGTTCAGCACGGGAGTGCTGCTGGTGACGGCTGCCGTACCCGGAGCTGGCGGAGCGAGGACGAACACGTCTTGCTGCGCCACCGGTGCGCTGTCGCCGGCTTTGCGTGAGTAGGTGCTGCGCTGGGTGATCATTGGCGTAGGCCGGACCACTGTCGACAACTTGCCCGAAACGGCGAACACGTTCGTCCGCAGATCGAGGCCGTTAGGGCCTTCGATGCGCACGTAGTTGGTGTTGAACGGGCTGCCGGTGACTGCCTCGTTGAGGTTCGGGTCGCCAACGAATTGTTCGGCGGCACCGGTCAGCGGGTTGGTCTCGGTGTACGGGCCGTTGACACTGCGCAGGAACGGTCCGATGTCACCCTTGAGCGCGCCGTCATAGGTTTTCGGCGTGCCGATACCAATGTCGCGAGTCATGTTGATCGCGCGCCGCCCGGGGGTATCGATGTTGAACACGTCGACGCCATACGGGTGGGTGATGACATAGGTGCCGGCGGTGGGCACGTCGACGCGAATACGGATTCGGGCGAAGCTGACTTGATCGCCCTCGACCGGTTCTTCAGCGGCGAATGCGGCTTCGATGGCGCTGACGTAGCCCAGATCAATCCCCCGCGCGGCGTCGACGAGGGCCGTTTCGCCGGTGAACCAGAACGCTTCGTCGGGAAAGTTTGTCGGGAAGACAATCGGTTGGGTGTCATCGAACACGCCGGGGGTCGGCAGCAGCGAGCACATATACGACGGTGCGCCGGGGGCGCTGGGTACTCGGGAGCTGAGCGCTTTGGACAGGCACAGATCCAGGGTGCGACCGTGGGAGTCCTGATACCAACTGGCGAAACCACCGTTGGCCGGCGTGTACGGGCCCGGATCAACAGCAAACAAAGCGGCCTGGGCAATGCCTTGGGCCAAGGCGCTCACGACCAGGACGGTCGCGGTTTTGGACAGTAAAGGGTGCATGAGTTAATCCCTCTATCGAAGTACCTGCCCCTTGGGGATGGGTCAGTTGCACAGGGCCTGTACACCTTCCATGCCAAGGTGTGGTGAGTGGACGGGAGAGGGCCGGGATAGAGGGCTTTTGCGATTGGAAAGCGCTGGATGGGATAGCTGGGGAAAGGGCGTCATTCCCCAGAATCGGGGACGGTGGGGATGACCATCATTGCCCGCCGTACACAACCCCCCTGTAGGAGTGAGCCTGCTCGCGATAACGGTCTCCCTGTACCAAAAATCTCAGCTGACCCACCGCGATCGCGAGCAGGCTCACTCCTACAAGGGATTAGCGGTGTCTGTGGGATCAACTCAACCGGGGCGATTGCCCCGCAACCGGGCAAACCCCCACCCGTGGGCTATAACCCTATAGGGACGTATAGAGAAGTCGCCGCCATGAACATGCAGTCAAAGTCGCTACCGGTCGAGGAGGGCAATCTGCGCTTGAGCTCGCGCAAGCAGCCGTTCAACCTGCTGCGCTGGTTTTCGCTGATCAGCATGGCGGTGATCGGCACCGTTGCCGTGGCCCTTGGGGCGGTGTCGACGCGGTTCGTGATCGAGGAAAGCGTGCAACGCGATGCCTTGCTCACCGCGCAGTTCATCCAGGCCATCGCCTCGGCCGAGGTGCGCCACGTTTCCATTCCCAACGTGCGGACCATGGGCGAGTTGCTCGACCCGCGTCAGGACAAGGATTTTCCCGACGTCAACCCGCAAGCCCGGGCCGATGCCCGGGGCGAGTTTCTCGATCACATCGAACACTTGCCGGACGTTATTCTGGCCAACATTTATGCGCCGGACCGCCAGGTAATCTGGTCAACCAATCCCGCACTCATCGGCACCAGCATTCATGCCGACGAAGACCTTGATCGCGCCTTCAACGAAAAAATCCCCGTCTCCGCCAGTTATCACGATGTCGACAAGGAGCGTGAGGAGCAGAAGTTCGTCACACCGCCGGATTACATCTTCATCGAAAACTACATCCCACTGTTCGACGCCGAGGGCAAGAACGTCACGGCGATGGTCGAGATCTACAAGGAGCCGAAAGACCTGATTGCGCGCATGGAGCGTGGCTTGACCCTGATCTGGCTGGCCACCGCGCTTGGGGGCGGACTGATCTATCTGGGCCTGTACTGGATCGTGCGGCGCGCGGCGATCCTGCTTGCGGCCCAGCAAAAACAACTGATCGCCAATGAAACCTTTGTCGCGCTGGGGGAGATGTCTTCAGCGGTGGCGCACAGTTTGCGCAACCCGCTGGCGACCATCCGCTCCAGTGCCGAGCTGGCACTGGAGTTCGATGCCGGCCCGGCCGAGAAGAACATCAAGGACATCATCGGTCAGGTCGATCGCATGTCGAAATGGGTGCGCGAACTGCTGCAATCGCTGCGTCCGCTCAACGATGATCCGGAGCCAGTGAACCTCGTTGCGGCGTTGCACGAAAGCCTCGTCGCATTTGAGCAGCAGATCGCCAAGGCCGGCGTGCAGGTGGTGTTTCATCCGCAAAATACGCCGATGGTGCTCAGCCAACCGGTGCAGTTGACGCAGATCCTCAATAGCCTGCTGGCCAATGCTCTGGAAGCGATGGACAAGGGCGGCACGCTGACCGTGAGCCTGGAGTCGAGCGACGACCGTGGCGTATGCGTGGTGCTCAGCGACACCGGTAAAGGCATGAATGAAGAGCAACGCACCATGGCCTTCCGCCCGTTTTTCACCACCAAGTCTGGCGGCCTGGGTGTTGGTCTGGTCCTGGTCAAACGCATCATGGAGCGCTTCGGCGGCGGCGTGACCCTCGACAGCCGCGAAGGCGAGGGCACCACCGTGCGCCTGGCCTTCCAACTCGTCCCCTGAACCATTCCCCTGTAGGAGTTTTTCATTACTTCAAAAATTTTATGAACTTCCCCCATCAGTGGGTGTCAAGCCCCGGTCACCGGGGAGTGGGGAAACCCACAGCGCCCTCAAGTCCCTGTAACAACTGGAAATAATTTATTGGCGCAGTAGTTGCAAAACACCATCACCCCTTCCTTGATGAGGCGGCTGGTGATGGACAAAACAACGCGTGACCCAAGCAATACCTTCCTGCTGACGCCGTTGAGCGTCTTTCTGATGTTGACCCTCGGCACCATGGTCGGCGTCCGCGCCAGTCCCATCGATGACGAGCGACAGCCAGAAAATTCCGACCCGTCGGCGTACTACGACGAACCGGCCGACCGCGCCGGGGCGCTCAACAACATCCTGACCCTGCCCGAGGCCAACGAAGATTCCTTCGACTTGCCCGACGGCGTCAAAGGCACCCGCGCCTCGACCCGCACGGAAAACATTCTGCCGCCGACCGTGCAGACCAGTTTCAACTACCCCACCAACGGCAAGCCGAGCCCGCTCTATGGCGCGCAGCCGTTTACCCAGCAGTTGACCCTGTTCGAAGAGTTCGGCCCGGAAAAACTCGACCCGAGCACCCCCGCCGCGCCGCTGCCATTTCCGCCGGCAGCGATTGGCCCGGCACCGGCCCAAGACCCGAACAACATTGCCCGCAGTGCGCCACCCGGCACTGCCCTCGATGCGTTCCTGCGCCAGCCGGGACTGACTCCTTTCCCGAGCCAGTTCTCCAATATCGTCGACCGCAACCCGTGGCAGGCGCAGATCGAAGTGTTCCTCAACCGCCATATCGGCTCCTCTGCTGAAGGGCGGCCGCCAGGAAAAGGCTGGGCGCACCA includes:
- a CDS encoding Ig-like domain-containing protein, whose amino-acid sequence is MNKWPRFALNALGLALSLTGSAYAQLAAVDPGPYTFATGKFPMWYQDNNLLSMELCQSRAASSRVAATTPPAYMCILLAEPGIYDDAQPMIFPDNWPPEAFWFLAETTIADNAAGYGVDAYVAGIEAAFASENPVDGDQQSFARIRIRVNVPVAGTYTITHPYGVETVNVTAPGRRAINITRDIGIGAPGNFTGAVNGAIGPFLRSVNGPYTEVNPDTGATETFVGDPNLNEAVTGSPFNTNFLRITGPAGTIQSSVFSLSGKVLDNRQQTQVEIDRATYRRTAAGVRAEVFAKASNSSTLCFRETVALLPGPPPTPCQTSLLGDNNGLFFGHRLGTGAVPPVVVVTATNPAGTTRPTAVSAKLTDVVKVQTARYNWANHSLLIEATSSDEVAIPDMVAQGYGRLSKTGTLQRITVADLTQPPATVTVKSAAGGGDTEAVVVVGSAPDTGENQAPITNADSGSTSFGVPITLSLLTNDSDPDGDNPLGITALTQPATGQGTVALNGTTSVVYTPPAVVNAPLTTTFTYKAQDAKGLASANPATVTITVAPNQAPTAVADSVATLGVAIPINVLANDTDPEGNVPLAVNSLTQPAAGRGTVSSNGTVITYTPPATVTTAFTTTFTYIARDAFGALSTPATVTVQVSPRPAAETFAVTASTVQARSGGRFNWDFTGTSSVTTGNTITVQVTTPSGLVTLGTTTVPLTGRWRLTLNNTLVVPSANPTATIRSSQGTVRTVSVTTL
- a CDS encoding ATP-binding protein yields the protein MNMQSKSLPVEEGNLRLSSRKQPFNLLRWFSLISMAVIGTVAVALGAVSTRFVIEESVQRDALLTAQFIQAIASAEVRHVSIPNVRTMGELLDPRQDKDFPDVNPQARADARGEFLDHIEHLPDVILANIYAPDRQVIWSTNPALIGTSIHADEDLDRAFNEKIPVSASYHDVDKEREEQKFVTPPDYIFIENYIPLFDAEGKNVTAMVEIYKEPKDLIARMERGLTLIWLATALGGGLIYLGLYWIVRRAAILLAAQQKQLIANETFVALGEMSSAVAHSLRNPLATIRSSAELALEFDAGPAEKNIKDIIGQVDRMSKWVRELLQSLRPLNDDPEPVNLVAALHESLVAFEQQIAKAGVQVVFHPQNTPMVLSQPVQLTQILNSLLANALEAMDKGGTLTVSLESSDDRGVCVVLSDTGKGMNEEQRTMAFRPFFTTKSGGLGVGLVLVKRIMERFGGGVTLDSREGEGTTVRLAFQLVP